The proteins below are encoded in one region of Aequorivita iocasae:
- the ytxJ gene encoding bacillithiol system redox-active protein YtxJ → MGLLDIFKTSRDIVKEDIVEVPWHVLGTMDQLDEIIEQSKSKPVAIFKHSTRCGISRGVLKLFEKNYKLTDDQLKLYFLDLLQNRDISNEIAARFKVQHESPQMIVIKNGAVVHHDSHHSIEASHLERYI, encoded by the coding sequence ATGGGATTATTAGATATATTTAAAACGTCGAGAGACATTGTAAAGGAAGATATAGTAGAAGTGCCTTGGCATGTGTTGGGCACAATGGATCAATTGGATGAAATTATAGAACAGTCTAAAAGCAAGCCTGTTGCTATTTTCAAGCATTCTACCCGTTGTGGCATTAGCCGAGGGGTTTTAAAATTGTTTGAGAAAAACTACAAACTTACTGATGACCAGTTAAAACTTTATTTCTTGGATTTATTGCAAAACCGTGATATTTCAAACGAAATAGCGGCTCGTTTTAAAGTGCAGCACGAAAGCCCGCAAATGATTGTTATTAAAAATGGGGCAGTGGTACACCATGATTCGCATCATTCTATTGAGGCTTCGCACTTGGAGCGATATATTTAA
- the clpB gene encoding ATP-dependent chaperone ClpB, with translation MNFNNFTIKSQEAIQQAHQIAQGYGHQQIENEHILKAIFEVDENVTPFILKKLNVNLATLQQILDKQLESFPKVSGGDIMLSREANKTVIEASNIAKKMGDEYVSIEHLLLAILNSKSGIAQSLKDQGVTEKGMKTAIDELRGGEKVTSQSAEETYNSLNKYAKNLNQLARDGKLDPVIGRDEEIRRILQILSRRTKNNPMLVGEPGTGKTAIAEGLAHRIVDGDVPENLKSKEIYSLDMGALIAGAKYKGEFEERLKAVIKEVTSSEGDIVLFIDEIHTLVGAGGGQGAMDAANILKPALARGELRAIGATTLDEYQKYFEKDKALERRFQKVVVDEPDTESAISILRGIKEKYETHHKVRIKDEAIIAAVELSERYITNRFLPDKAIDLMDEAASKLRMEINSKPEELDVLDRKIMQLEIEIEAIKREKDETKLKSLHSELANLKEERNELNAKWQSEKEVVDNVQNLKTQIEEYKLEAERAEREGDFGKVAELRYGKIKEAQEELNKLETQLAENQDGSSMIKEEVTREDIAEVVAKWTGIPVTKMLQSDREKLLTLEDHLHKRVVGQDEAIQAVSDAIRRSRAGLQDEKKPIGSFLFLGTTGVGKTELAKALAEYLFDDENAMTRIDMSEYQERHSVSRLVGAPPGYVGYDEGGQLTEAVRRKPYSVVLLDEIEKAHPDTFNILLQVLDEGRLTDNKGRLADFKNTIIIMTSNMGSQIIQERFESVKDPETAMEGAKVEVLALLKQTVRPEFLNRIDDIIMFTPLSKTDIQKIVGLQLKGVSKMLLKQNIVLDATPEAIAYLSQKGFDPQFGARPVKRVIQREVLNQLSKEILAGKITTESVILLDSFDDGLVFRNQDAVIDEK, from the coding sequence ATGAACTTTAACAACTTTACAATAAAAAGCCAGGAGGCCATTCAGCAAGCACATCAGATTGCGCAAGGCTATGGCCACCAACAGATTGAAAACGAACACATCCTCAAAGCTATTTTTGAGGTGGACGAAAACGTAACACCTTTTATTCTTAAGAAACTTAACGTAAACCTCGCTACTTTACAACAGATTCTTGACAAACAACTGGAAAGCTTTCCAAAGGTTTCCGGCGGCGATATCATGTTATCCCGTGAAGCCAATAAAACTGTAATCGAAGCTAGCAATATTGCCAAAAAAATGGGCGATGAATATGTTTCCATAGAACATTTATTGTTGGCTATTCTAAATTCAAAAAGCGGTATTGCACAAAGCTTAAAAGATCAGGGAGTTACCGAAAAAGGAATGAAAACCGCGATTGATGAATTACGCGGCGGTGAAAAAGTAACCTCACAAAGTGCCGAGGAAACTTACAACTCTTTGAATAAGTACGCCAAAAACCTCAACCAACTTGCCCGCGACGGCAAGCTGGACCCTGTAATTGGCCGTGATGAGGAGATACGAAGAATTCTTCAAATACTCTCAAGAAGGACCAAAAACAACCCCATGCTGGTTGGTGAACCCGGAACAGGTAAAACCGCAATCGCAGAAGGACTTGCCCACCGAATTGTGGACGGAGATGTGCCTGAAAATCTCAAGTCGAAAGAAATCTATTCGCTGGATATGGGCGCACTGATTGCCGGTGCGAAGTATAAAGGTGAATTTGAAGAGCGACTAAAGGCAGTTATCAAGGAAGTAACTTCCAGTGAGGGAGATATTGTTCTCTTCATTGATGAAATACACACTTTAGTAGGCGCCGGTGGCGGACAAGGCGCAATGGATGCGGCGAATATTTTAAAGCCCGCACTCGCCCGTGGAGAACTTCGTGCCATAGGCGCAACTACTTTGGATGAATATCAAAAATATTTCGAAAAAGATAAAGCCCTGGAACGCCGTTTCCAAAAAGTAGTTGTGGACGAACCCGATACCGAGAGCGCTATTTCAATTCTTCGTGGAATTAAGGAAAAATATGAAACCCACCACAAAGTGCGCATTAAGGACGAAGCAATTATTGCGGCTGTAGAGCTTTCAGAACGATACATTACAAACCGCTTTCTTCCCGATAAGGCCATTGACCTTATGGACGAAGCAGCCAGTAAACTTAGGATGGAAATTAATTCCAAACCAGAGGAACTGGACGTTTTGGACAGAAAGATTATGCAGCTTGAAATTGAAATTGAAGCCATAAAACGTGAAAAAGATGAAACCAAACTGAAATCCCTTCACTCAGAATTGGCAAATTTAAAAGAAGAACGCAACGAACTCAATGCAAAATGGCAAAGTGAAAAAGAGGTGGTGGACAATGTACAAAACCTTAAAACCCAAATTGAGGAATACAAACTGGAAGCTGAACGTGCCGAACGTGAGGGCGATTTTGGAAAAGTAGCCGAATTGCGTTACGGTAAAATTAAAGAGGCACAGGAAGAGCTTAACAAACTTGAAACCCAGCTTGCCGAAAATCAAGACGGTTCTTCTATGATTAAAGAAGAGGTAACCCGTGAGGATATTGCCGAAGTAGTTGCAAAATGGACCGGAATACCCGTAACCAAAATGCTTCAGAGCGACCGTGAAAAACTTTTAACGTTGGAAGACCACTTGCACAAACGCGTAGTGGGCCAGGACGAAGCCATTCAGGCAGTGAGTGATGCCATACGCCGTAGCAGAGCAGGATTACAGGATGAAAAGAAACCCATAGGTAGTTTCCTTTTCCTGGGAACCACGGGTGTGGGTAAAACCGAGCTTGCAAAAGCCCTAGCAGAATATCTGTTTGACGATGAAAACGCAATGACCCGTATCGATATGAGCGAATACCAAGAGCGGCACAGTGTGAGCCGTTTGGTTGGTGCACCTCCCGGGTATGTGGGTTATGACGAAGGCGGGCAGCTAACCGAAGCCGTACGCCGCAAACCGTATAGCGTGGTATTGCTGGACGAGATTGAAAAAGCCCATCCAGATACTTTCAATATTTTGTTGCAGGTTTTGGATGAAGGGCGTTTGACCGACAACAAAGGGCGCTTGGCAGATTTCAAGAATACGATTATTATTATGACCAGCAATATGGGAAGCCAGATAATCCAAGAGCGTTTTGAGAGCGTGAAAGACCCTGAGACCGCTATGGAAGGTGCCAAGGTAGAAGTACTCGCCTTACTGAAACAAACCGTGCGCCCAGAGTTCTTGAACCGCATTGACGACATTATTATGTTTACGCCACTTTCAAAAACTGACATACAGAAAATTGTTGGCCTGCAATTGAAAGGCGTTTCCAAAATGTTATTAAAACAAAACATTGTGCTGGATGCAACTCCTGAGGCCATTGCCTATTTATCACAAAAAGGTTTTGATCCGCAGTTTGGCGCAAGACCTGTAAAAAGGGTGATACAGCGCGAAGTACTTAACCAGCTTAGTAAAGAAATACTTGCCGGAAAAATTACTACCGAGAGTGTTATCTTGCTGGATAGCTTTGATGACGGACTGGTTTTTAGAAACCAAGATGCCGTTATCGATGAAAAATAA
- a CDS encoding super-infection exclusion protein B has product MEHLKNLFDLTKLPAKFFFLFAVISGFILFADNTILEKVQLDKLNETYDWIVGLVFITSSGLVIVNFIIWLFKYIRTQFKIQKIKNSFKERLKNLDLHEQSVIREFLINQQTSIEMPIDDPVVSGLLKKRILVINKQLGNGFMMTGSYTSVSINEYAEKYLNLSDIGLSEKPTEEEINEVNNNRPKWVNKWNY; this is encoded by the coding sequence TTGGAACATTTAAAAAACTTATTTGATTTAACAAAATTGCCCGCAAAATTCTTCTTTCTTTTTGCGGTTATTTCTGGTTTTATACTTTTCGCTGACAATACAATTTTAGAAAAAGTTCAGCTTGACAAACTAAATGAAACCTACGATTGGATTGTTGGACTTGTTTTTATTACATCATCTGGACTTGTAATTGTAAATTTCATTATCTGGTTATTCAAATATATCCGTACTCAATTTAAAATCCAAAAAATTAAAAACAGCTTTAAGGAAAGATTGAAAAATCTTGATTTACACGAACAATCTGTCATCAGAGAATTTCTTATAAATCAACAGACTTCTATCGAAATGCCAATCGATGACCCTGTAGTGAGTGGACTTTTAAAAAAACGGATTCTTGTCATTAATAAACAGCTTGGAAATGGATTTATGATGACAGGTTCATATACTTCAGTTTCCATAAACGAATACGCTGAAAAGTATCTGAATTTATCGGACATTGGTTTAAGCGAAAAACCAACTGAAGAGGAAATTAATGAAGTAAATAATAATAGACCGAAGTGGGTTAATAAATGGAATTACTAA
- a CDS encoding SRPBCC domain-containing protein, translating into MKKIQYQKKINASSQKVYETMLGLKDKATYESWTAAFNPTSTFEGSWNEGSKILFVGQDENGKRGGMVAEIVENNPASFVSIRHYGILDGDTEITSGEMVEKWAGGHENYKFNENNGVTTVTVEVDVVDEYLDYFDKTYPNALNKLKEISEK; encoded by the coding sequence ATGAAAAAGATACAATACCAAAAAAAGATAAATGCATCGTCTCAAAAGGTCTATGAAACGATGCTTGGCTTAAAAGATAAAGCTACTTATGAGTCGTGGACAGCAGCTTTCAATCCTACCTCCACTTTTGAGGGCAGCTGGAATGAAGGAAGCAAAATACTTTTTGTGGGGCAGGATGAAAATGGCAAAAGAGGGGGCATGGTTGCAGAAATAGTAGAAAATAATCCCGCAAGTTTTGTTTCAATCAGACACTATGGAATTTTAGATGGCGATACAGAGATAACCTCTGGTGAAATGGTAGAAAAATGGGCAGGTGGACACGAAAACTACAAGTTTAACGAAAACAATGGCGTTACTACTGTAACCGTAGAAGTAGATGTTGTTGATGAATACTTGGATTACTTTGATAAGACCTACCCAAACGCATTAAACAAACTGAAAGAAATCTCAGAAAAATAA
- a CDS encoding SixA phosphatase family protein, with amino-acid sequence MKHFVILLTLLPLFTFCGKQKEKEETPKAQQSISGDYHATYYLIRHAEKLRTDPKDPDPALNIDGMVRAKRWATYFEPIKIDEIYITKYMRTKQTISLIAQQKQISPKRYDPNTLYSGDFLKHTNGKTVLIAGHSNTTPQLVNQLIGEDKFDDMDDSDNATLFKVTINGKDKNVETITVE; translated from the coding sequence ATGAAACATTTCGTCATCCTATTAACACTATTGCCACTTTTCACCTTTTGTGGAAAACAAAAAGAAAAAGAAGAAACTCCCAAAGCCCAGCAAAGCATCTCTGGCGACTATCATGCCACCTATTACCTAATACGCCACGCCGAAAAGTTACGCACAGACCCCAAAGACCCAGACCCTGCCCTAAATATAGACGGCATGGTGCGCGCCAAGCGTTGGGCCACCTATTTTGAACCCATCAAGATTGATGAAATTTACATTACCAAATACATGCGCACCAAGCAGACCATCTCGCTCATAGCACAGCAAAAACAGATTTCCCCAAAGCGCTATGATCCCAATACCCTTTATTCAGGAGATTTTTTAAAACACACAAACGGCAAGACGGTGCTTATTGCGGGCCACAGCAACACCACCCCGCAATTGGTGAACCAACTAATAGGCGAAGATAAATTTGATGATATGGATGATAGCGACAACGCTACACTCTTTAAAGTGACCATAAACGGAAAGGACAAAAATGTAGAGACCATTACGGTTGAGTAG
- a CDS encoding CsbD family protein, which produces MNEDQFKGKWNQVKGKFKQEYADLTDDDLKYAEGKSDELLGRLQEKTGESKEKLKEKIDKW; this is translated from the coding sequence ATGAACGAAGATCAGTTTAAAGGAAAATGGAACCAAGTAAAAGGTAAATTCAAACAAGAATATGCAGACCTTACCGATGATGATTTAAAGTATGCCGAAGGAAAATCTGACGAATTGCTTGGTCGCCTTCAAGAAAAGACAGGTGAATCTAAAGAAAAATTGAAAGAGAAGATTGACAAGTGGTAA
- a CDS encoding T9SS type A sorting domain-containing protein, translating into MKTITLTFAISLVFAFQSFGQINPVQNLTWEQWYEFPNNFFILDWDEPEQPHDEIVGYNIYREDDFYIFISDETSIYNIETINGIESNCGGVDFLLYNGGGGFNAHVTAVYNPGPVESDYIETVYVGGAVINVEDFNYQKAIIYPNPSNGIINIGNKNLNKILVYHISGKKVRELPANPQIDLSDISKGIYVIKLISDEGILVDKIVLK; encoded by the coding sequence ATGAAAACAATTACATTGACATTTGCAATTTCTTTGGTTTTCGCCTTTCAATCATTCGGACAAATTAATCCAGTTCAAAACCTAACCTGGGAACAATGGTATGAGTTTCCCAACAATTTTTTTATTCTCGATTGGGATGAACCAGAACAACCCCACGATGAAATCGTGGGCTATAATATTTATAGAGAAGACGACTTTTATATATTTATAAGTGACGAAACTTCTATTTATAATATTGAAACCATTAATGGAATTGAAAGCAATTGCGGAGGTGTAGATTTTTTATTATATAATGGTGGGGGTGGATTTAATGCCCACGTAACAGCCGTTTACAATCCTGGACCAGTGGAATCGGACTATATTGAAACTGTGTATGTTGGAGGGGCAGTCATAAATGTTGAAGATTTTAATTATCAAAAAGCTATAATTTATCCTAATCCTTCAAATGGCATCATAAATATTGGAAATAAAAACTTGAACAAAATTTTAGTTTACCACATTTCAGGAAAAAAAGTTAGAGAATTGCCGGCTAACCCTCAAATTGATCTATCCGATATTTCCAAAGGTATTTACGTGATAAAGTTGATTTCCGATGAGGGGATATTAGTAGACAAAATTGTACTCAAATAA